CGGAACGGCTACTGAAGCAAGCTGTACTATCGGAGTTGGTGTGCCGTAATAATCTACGGAAATATCTTCAACCAGTGAGCTGGAAGCACGACCTGTGCGAAGTTTGGCAAAGTCTCCTTCAAGACTGTTTAGTGCGCCTTCCATTCTTTTGGTTCCGTCAGATATAAGTTCTTTTATCATTGCTACTCTCCTTGAACGATTGTTCCTAACTTTTCGCCTTTTACGACCCGTTCAATGTTGCCTTCTTCAAAAAGGTTGAAGACAATAATGGGAAGATTGTTGTCCATTGCGAGGGAGATAGCGGTGGAGTCCATGACACCGAGCCTTTTTTCAAGAGCTTCAATATATGAAACGGTATCGTATTTGACAGCATCAGGATATTTCACCGGATCCTTGTCATAGACACCGTCAACTTTAGTAGCCTTGATAATAGCTTCAGCTTTAAGTTCCATAGCTCTAAGGGCTGCGGCTGTGTCAGTCGTGAAAAATGGATTTCCCGTTCCGGCAGCGCATATAACAACGCGGCCTTTTTCAAGATGTCTAACAGCTCTGCGGCGGATATACGGTTCTGCAACTGCCTGCATGGGGATTGCCGACATGACTCTTGTGTCACATCCTATTTTTTCAAGCGCGTCCTGAACAGCCATTGCGTTCATAACTGTTGCGAGCATTCCCATATAGTCAGCAGAAGATCTGTCCATTCCTTTTGCGGATGCGGACATTCCACGGAATATATTTCCACCGCCGATGACCAGTGCTACCTGAAGTCCGGTAGCTGAAACATCAGCTATTTCCCTGCAAAATTTGCTGATGGCATGAGGCTCGATTCCAAAATGCTGATCTCCAGCTAAAGCTTCTCCGCTGAGTTTGATCAATACCCGTGAATAACGCAATTTGTCCATAGTTTCTCCCGTTTTTCCGCGGAATAAGTCCGATTTAGAGGTGTTTCAGGAAATATGCCGGAAGCAGTGGGTAACACTGTATCTGTTTCATGCAATCCGGCTGGTGATTATTAACATATTTTTACTAACGGGAGAATATCCCGCCTGTATTTTCCTAACATTTTAAGGAAAAGTAGGGTGCTTGATGCACTTTTTCGCAAGTTCGGGATAACTTTTCCTGATGGCCGTATAGCGGACACAACAAGGCCGGGTATCCTGCACCTGAGAAAAAAAGCATCCGGTTCAGCCGGAAGACTTTTATCCGTTCAGTCGGAAACCCGGCCCAAAAAAAACGGGCCGTGAGGCCCGTTTTAAATCCGGTCTATTCTTCTTCGCCGCCTTCTTCAGGGGCTGCATCGTTCATGTCGATACGGCTGAATCGGCCGATCTGCATGTTTTCACCGAGAACTGCAATAGTCTCGTTAACGATATCTTTAATGGTCTTCTTGTCATCCTTGATGAAAGGCTGTTCAAGAAGGCATACTTCTTTGTAATATTTATTTACGCGGCCAAGCACGATCTTTTCAGCGATCTTTTCAGGTTTTCCTTCTTCAAGGGCCTGCTGATGATAGATAGCTTTTTCTTTTTCAAGAAGATCCTGAGGAAGTTCCTCGGGAGAAACGCAAATCGGGTTGGTTGCAGCAATCTGCATAGCAACGTCTCTTGCGAGCTGCTGGAACTGGTCAGCTTTTGCAACAAAGTCGGTTTCGCATTTGATTTCAACAATTACGCCGAGTTTGCCGTTGTTGTGAATGTAGCTGCCGATGATTCCTTCAGAAGTTGAACGGCCGGCCTTTTTGGCTGCCTTGGCAAGACCCTTCTCACGAAGGTATTTAATTGCCTTTTCTTCATCTCCGTCAGCTTCTGCAAGAGCTTTTTTACAATCCATCATTCCTACGCCGGTTTTCTCACGCAGGTTCTTTACCATCTGTGCGGTAATAGCCATCTTATGCTTCCTCCTCGGCGGGTTTCTCAGCTGCTTCGGGAGCTGCTGCTTTTTCCTCAGCTTTAGTCTTTTCCTGATCCATTTCTTTTTCTTCCTTGCGGCGTGCAGCTCCTTCGAGACATGCATCAGCCATGTGGGCAGCAAAAAGTTTAATGGCACGGATAGCATCGTCGTTACCCGGGATGATGTAGTCAATCAGATCGGGATCGCAGTTTGAGTCAACTACTGCAACTACGGGGATACCGAGTTTGCGGCATTCCTGAATGGCGATGTGCTCACGTTTAGGATCGATTACAAAGGCAGCGGCAGGAACACCATTGAGGTCTTTAATACCACCGAGTGCGAGGTTGAGTTTTTTAACTTCGCGGCCCATCATTACGATTTCTTTTTTGGGGAAACGGTTGATGGTACCGTCTTCGAACATTTCCTCAAGTTTT
The window above is part of the Maridesulfovibrio bastinii DSM 16055 genome. Proteins encoded here:
- the pyrH gene encoding UMP kinase; the protein is MDKLRYSRVLIKLSGEALAGDQHFGIEPHAISKFCREIADVSATGLQVALVIGGGNIFRGMSASAKGMDRSSADYMGMLATVMNAMAVQDALEKIGCDTRVMSAIPMQAVAEPYIRRRAVRHLEKGRVVICAAGTGNPFFTTDTAAALRAMELKAEAIIKATKVDGVYDKDPVKYPDAVKYDTVSYIEALEKRLGVMDSTAISLAMDNNLPIIVFNLFEEGNIERVVKGEKLGTIVQGE
- the tsf gene encoding translation elongation factor Ts: MAITAQMVKNLREKTGVGMMDCKKALAEADGDEEKAIKYLREKGLAKAAKKAGRSTSEGIIGSYIHNNGKLGVIVEIKCETDFVAKADQFQQLARDVAMQIAATNPICVSPEELPQDLLEKEKAIYHQQALEEGKPEKIAEKIVLGRVNKYYKEVCLLEQPFIKDDKKTIKDIVNETIAVLGENMQIGRFSRIDMNDAAPEEGGEEE
- the rpsB gene encoding 30S ribosomal protein S2 — translated: MAYATMKQMLETGVHFGHQTRRWNPKMRPYIFGARNGIHIIDLQQTVKLFQKAYDFISDTVADGGKVLFIGTKRQAQESIAAEAARAGMFHVTHRWMGGTLTNFQTIKRSIDRLKKLEEMFEDGTINRFPKKEIVMMGREVKKLNLALGGIKDLNGVPAAAFVIDPKREHIAIQECRKLGIPVVAVVDSNCDPDLIDYIIPGNDDAIRAIKLFAAHMADACLEGAARRKEEKEMDQEKTKAEEKAAAPEAAEKPAEEEA